One Amorphoplanes digitatis genomic window carries:
- a CDS encoding serine hydrolase domain-containing protein: MTSTTDRPAIRTTREPSWWDRQGDLIMRRPFNEWTFTHMNWLMPTERVARSGPHRPLPLSPDPLDLTYRFADADHTLTDLHRRTFTTAFVVLHHGEIVHETYPGAFAGPRTRMQLFSISKSVTSMLVCIALADGAIGSVKDRVTDYRPDFLGTAYDETTLAELLDMTSGVGEPELWDVPDSGIKRFEQAVMGGGDVAGLIRSAPRTAAPGEHFNYSTFDAQILGWVLEAATGTTLAEYAAKRLWRFIGADRDAYYWLTRARPRTALGAGSLNATPRDVARLGLLMANDGVADGIQIVPREWVRRSLGSDLPQLAVGSLGPSGYPHYGYSNQWWTLGDSAFQAFTGLGVHGQYLFVDPSADIVIVKCSAWPTQDDELRDLETITALRRIADHFA; encoded by the coding sequence ATGACCAGCACGACCGACCGGCCCGCGATCCGGACCACCCGGGAACCCTCCTGGTGGGACCGGCAGGGCGACCTGATCATGCGGCGGCCGTTCAACGAGTGGACGTTCACCCACATGAACTGGCTGATGCCGACCGAGCGCGTGGCCCGTAGCGGGCCGCACCGCCCGCTGCCGCTGAGCCCCGACCCGCTCGACCTGACCTACCGCTTCGCCGACGCCGACCACACCCTGACCGACCTGCACCGCCGCACGTTCACGACGGCGTTCGTCGTCCTGCACCACGGCGAGATCGTGCACGAGACCTATCCCGGCGCCTTCGCCGGTCCGCGCACCCGCATGCAGCTGTTCAGCATCTCCAAGTCGGTGACGTCGATGCTGGTCTGCATCGCCCTGGCGGACGGCGCCATCGGCAGCGTCAAGGACCGGGTCACCGACTACCGGCCCGACTTCCTCGGCACGGCCTACGACGAGACCACCCTGGCCGAGCTGCTCGATATGACAAGCGGCGTCGGCGAGCCCGAGCTGTGGGACGTGCCCGACAGCGGCATCAAGCGCTTCGAGCAGGCCGTCATGGGCGGCGGCGACGTCGCCGGGTTGATCCGCTCGGCGCCCCGCACCGCCGCGCCCGGCGAGCACTTCAACTACTCCACGTTCGACGCGCAGATCCTCGGCTGGGTGCTGGAGGCCGCGACCGGGACCACCCTCGCGGAATACGCGGCCAAGCGGTTGTGGCGCTTCATCGGCGCCGACCGCGACGCCTACTACTGGCTCACCCGGGCGCGCCCGCGCACCGCCCTCGGCGCCGGCTCGCTCAACGCCACCCCGCGCGACGTCGCCCGCCTCGGCCTGCTCATGGCGAACGACGGCGTCGCCGACGGCATCCAGATCGTGCCCCGCGAATGGGTACGCCGCAGCCTCGGCAGCGACCTGCCCCAGCTCGCCGTCGGGTCGCTCGGCCCGAGCGGCTACCCGCACTACGGCTACTCCAACCAGTGGTGGACCCTGGGCGACAGCGCCTTCCAGGCCTTCACCGGCCTGGGCGTGCACGGCCAGTACCTCTTCGTCGACCCGAGCGCCGACATCGTGATCGTCAAGTGCAGCGCCTGGCCCACCCAGGACGACGAGCTCCGCGACCTGGAGACCATCACCGCCCTGCGGCGCATCGCCGATCATTTCGCCTGA
- a CDS encoding ABC transporter substrate-binding protein codes for MKYRLTAAVAALTLSIAGCSGATSDAGTDDKPAAGSKGTVKIAVNPWVGYEANAAVVGYLLEHELGYTVDKKNLKEEISWQGFETGEVDVILENWGHDDLKKTYIQEKKTAVEVGPTGNKGVIGWYVPQWMVDKYPDITDYKNLNKYADLFKTSESKGKGQLLDGDPSFVTNDAALVGNLKLNYEVVFSGSEAAIIKAAQQATAQTKPLLFYFYEPQWLFAKEKYVRVKLPAYTAGCDADPKKVACDYPDYTLDKIASKKFADTNSTAYQLVKNFQWTNEDQNLVSDYITNQGMTAEAAGEKWVKEHEATWKPWIPSAA; via the coding sequence ATGAAATATCGGCTTACCGCGGCCGTCGCCGCCCTGACGTTGAGCATCGCCGGTTGCAGCGGCGCCACCTCAGACGCCGGCACCGACGACAAACCCGCCGCCGGCTCCAAAGGCACCGTGAAAATCGCCGTCAACCCCTGGGTCGGCTACGAAGCCAACGCGGCCGTCGTCGGATACCTGCTCGAACACGAACTCGGTTACACCGTCGACAAGAAGAACCTGAAAGAGGAAATCTCCTGGCAGGGCTTCGAAACCGGCGAGGTCGACGTCATCCTCGAGAACTGGGGACACGACGACCTCAAGAAGACCTACATCCAGGAGAAGAAAACCGCGGTCGAGGTCGGCCCCACCGGCAACAAAGGCGTCATCGGCTGGTACGTACCCCAGTGGATGGTCGACAAGTACCCGGACATCACCGATTACAAGAACCTGAACAAGTACGCGGACCTGTTCAAGACCTCCGAGTCCAAGGGCAAGGGTCAGCTCCTCGACGGCGACCCCTCGTTCGTCACCAATGACGCCGCCCTGGTCGGCAACCTCAAGCTCAACTACGAGGTCGTCTTCTCCGGCAGCGAGGCCGCGATCATCAAGGCGGCCCAGCAGGCCACCGCGCAGACCAAGCCGCTGCTGTTCTACTTCTACGAGCCGCAGTGGCTGTTCGCCAAGGAGAAGTACGTCCGGGTCAAGCTGCCGGCGTACACCGCCGGTTGCGACGCCGACCCCAAGAAGGTCGCCTGCGACTACCCCGACTACACCCTCGACAAGATCGCCAGCAAGAAGTTCGCCGACACGAACAGCACGGCGTACCAGCTGGTCAAGAACTTCCAATGGACCAACGAGGACCAGAACCTCGTCTCCGACTACATCACCAACCAGGGCATGACCGCCGAAGCAGCCGGCGAGAAGTGGGTCAAGGAACACGAGGCCACCTGGAAGCCGTGGATCCCCTCCGCCGCCTGA
- a CDS encoding SMP-30/gluconolactonase/LRE family protein — protein sequence MTIPRPPAPWLIRPVKLPATTPPPLTGPWAPADTRLDDVELLTVPGHGPEDVAVGPEGHVYSGTEDGRIWRWQPDAHAGAVPEPLADTGGRPLGIEIDPRDGSLIVCDAYRGLLRITGDGTVTDLAHRVGDSRILLCNNAAVAADGVVYFTDSSNRFPVSHWRRDLLEHRPNGRVLAYDPGSGRTAVVAEGFHFPNGVALTPEQDALLVCETVSHRLLRISLPDGAVRDLGDLPAYPDNMSSVGDGTYWIALASPRVAIAEKLLPHPHLRRIAAVLPARLQPQPLPYTIAALVDSEGTVLRTLHGPAGRYVMTTGVRQHGNTLWLGSLTESAIARTSLE from the coding sequence ATGACGATTCCGCGCCCGCCCGCGCCGTGGCTCATCCGGCCCGTGAAGCTGCCGGCCACCACCCCGCCGCCGCTGACCGGGCCGTGGGCGCCGGCGGACACCCGCCTGGACGACGTCGAGCTGCTGACGGTGCCCGGCCACGGACCGGAGGACGTCGCGGTCGGCCCCGAGGGCCACGTCTACTCCGGTACGGAGGACGGGCGGATCTGGCGCTGGCAGCCCGACGCGCACGCCGGCGCCGTGCCCGAGCCGCTCGCCGACACCGGCGGCCGGCCGCTGGGCATCGAGATCGATCCGCGCGACGGCAGCCTGATCGTCTGCGACGCCTACCGGGGCCTGCTGCGGATCACCGGCGACGGCACCGTCACCGACCTGGCGCACCGGGTCGGCGACAGCCGCATCCTGCTGTGCAACAACGCCGCCGTCGCGGCCGACGGTGTCGTCTACTTCACCGACAGCTCCAACCGCTTCCCGGTCTCGCACTGGCGTCGCGACCTGCTGGAACACCGGCCCAACGGCCGCGTCCTCGCGTACGACCCCGGCAGCGGCCGCACCGCAGTGGTGGCCGAGGGCTTCCACTTCCCCAACGGCGTGGCGCTCACCCCGGAGCAGGACGCGCTGCTGGTCTGCGAGACGGTGTCGCACCGGCTGCTGCGCATCTCGCTGCCGGACGGCGCCGTGCGAGACCTGGGCGACCTGCCCGCGTACCCGGACAACATGTCGTCGGTCGGCGACGGCACCTACTGGATCGCGCTGGCCAGCCCGCGGGTAGCGATCGCCGAGAAGCTGCTGCCCCACCCGCACCTGCGGCGGATCGCGGCGGTGCTGCCCGCCCGCCTCCAGCCGCAGCCGCTGCCGTACACCATCGCGGCCCTTGTGGACTCCGAGGGCACGGTGCTGCGCACGCTGCACGGCCCGGCCGGCCGGTACGTGATGACGACCGGCGTTCGCCAGCATGGCAACACGCTGTGGCTCGGCAGCCTCACCGAGAGTGCGATCGCCCGCACCTCGCTCGAATAA
- a CDS encoding M14 family zinc carboxypeptidase, with protein sequence MDSPRTLAGLGALLLAAALVSNPASAEPVEPVPGAHSTRDFGNGPERNEIAATTAEASAEAARAAPLGATPDSRWTPPRRGYPRRTELRVYPENPADKSIKLGLVPYHGIAPRLNALQAASDRVSAEVIGHSALGRDLYLVTVTAPESAAEAARQDRWRALIEDDPGAARRDKALVRGYKTPVWINANIHGDEWEGTDGALRVIERLAGATDPATRRLLERTRLYVTVTNNPDGRIAGTRANGAGFDINRDQATNSQPESRATRDVVIATQPFVMLDEHGYTGTTLIEPATPPHGQNYEYDLYIKHALPNAEGMEAAIQRLGHPETARADIPFRDFEPGDWDDWPPVFNPMYAIYQGAVGHTVEIPLAVNHGEYETLPVAELRRRAGVNTDVAAATIEAAIGYADEHRADLLADQIEQFRRGWAGAPSPEIPDGFVPGFGPEDRFSTRFPRAYVIPAGAAQRSPAAAARLVDHLVAGDVRVTRARHDFALAGRSYRAGSYVVDMHQPKRGLANALLEAGRDISALVPQMYDISGWSNRLLWGASVDVSATAAPRVATVAVTAASPTGAVAAARGRDLSLTMRDGADVRAVNALLDLGVELRRTDAATVVVPAGARREAEVVADRYGVRFTAAPRGSAGTAFTAPVIAAAVSADELFALREMGFDVRPVSTALLNAGAELSDADTLVVSSGLSYAQLNAVGKAEVDELLARGGVVTRGRTGAAFNAAAGLLPATAVTGRTDANGVVAVRNTGPVVGAGSLPYAFVFSPIWFTGTGFTVEQRYAAADPLIAGHWLPATPGAGGPEQAADQAAVISGVTARGGRAVMFGTEPLFRAHPKGLYAEFARALYWTAS encoded by the coding sequence GTGGATTCGCCGCGGACTCTGGCCGGACTCGGAGCGCTACTGCTCGCCGCCGCACTCGTCTCGAACCCGGCGTCGGCCGAGCCGGTCGAGCCCGTGCCGGGCGCACACTCGACGAGGGACTTCGGCAACGGTCCCGAGCGCAACGAGATCGCCGCGACCACCGCCGAGGCGAGCGCCGAGGCCGCGCGGGCCGCACCGCTGGGCGCGACGCCGGACAGTCGCTGGACGCCGCCGCGCCGGGGCTACCCGCGCCGGACCGAGCTGCGGGTCTACCCCGAGAACCCGGCGGACAAGTCGATCAAGCTCGGGCTCGTCCCGTACCATGGCATCGCGCCCCGGCTGAACGCGCTGCAGGCGGCCTCCGACCGGGTCTCCGCCGAGGTGATCGGGCACTCCGCCCTGGGCCGCGACCTGTACCTGGTCACCGTGACCGCGCCGGAGTCGGCCGCCGAGGCCGCCCGGCAGGACCGCTGGCGCGCGCTGATCGAGGACGACCCGGGCGCCGCCCGGCGCGACAAGGCCCTGGTGCGCGGCTACAAGACCCCGGTGTGGATCAACGCGAACATCCACGGCGACGAGTGGGAGGGCACCGACGGCGCCCTGCGCGTCATCGAACGGCTCGCCGGGGCCACCGACCCCGCGACCCGGCGCCTGCTCGAGCGCACCCGGTTGTACGTGACCGTGACCAACAACCCCGACGGGCGGATCGCCGGCACCCGCGCCAACGGCGCCGGCTTCGACATCAACCGCGACCAGGCGACCAACTCGCAGCCGGAGTCGCGGGCCACGCGCGACGTGGTCATCGCGACCCAGCCGTTCGTGATGCTCGACGAGCACGGCTACACCGGCACCACCCTGATCGAGCCGGCGACGCCGCCGCACGGCCAGAACTACGAGTACGACCTCTACATCAAGCACGCGCTGCCGAACGCCGAGGGCATGGAGGCCGCGATCCAGCGGCTCGGCCACCCCGAGACGGCGCGGGCCGACATCCCGTTCCGCGACTTCGAGCCGGGCGACTGGGACGACTGGCCGCCGGTCTTCAACCCGATGTACGCGATCTACCAGGGTGCCGTCGGGCACACCGTGGAGATTCCCCTCGCGGTCAATCACGGTGAGTACGAGACGCTGCCGGTCGCCGAGCTGCGCCGCCGCGCGGGAGTGAACACCGACGTCGCCGCGGCGACCATCGAGGCCGCGATCGGCTACGCAGACGAGCACCGCGCCGACCTGCTCGCCGACCAGATCGAGCAGTTCCGCCGCGGCTGGGCCGGTGCGCCGTCGCCGGAGATCCCGGACGGCTTCGTACCGGGGTTCGGCCCCGAGGACCGCTTCTCCACCCGGTTCCCGCGCGCCTACGTCATCCCGGCCGGCGCCGCGCAGCGGTCCCCGGCCGCCGCGGCCCGGCTCGTCGACCACCTGGTCGCCGGCGACGTGCGGGTGACGCGGGCCCGGCACGACTTCGCCCTCGCCGGCCGGTCCTACCGCGCGGGCTCGTACGTCGTCGACATGCACCAGCCCAAGCGCGGCCTGGCCAACGCGCTGCTCGAGGCGGGCCGGGACATCTCTGCGCTGGTGCCGCAGATGTACGACATCTCGGGCTGGAGCAACCGCCTGCTCTGGGGCGCCTCGGTCGACGTCAGCGCCACCGCCGCGCCGCGGGTGGCCACCGTCGCGGTCACCGCGGCGTCGCCGACCGGCGCCGTCGCCGCCGCGCGCGGCCGCGACCTGTCCCTGACCATGCGCGACGGCGCCGACGTGCGCGCCGTCAACGCCCTGCTCGACCTCGGCGTCGAGCTGCGCCGGACCGACGCGGCCACCGTCGTGGTCCCGGCCGGTGCGCGCCGCGAGGCCGAGGTCGTGGCGGACCGGTACGGCGTGCGGTTCACCGCCGCGCCGCGTGGATCCGCCGGCACCGCGTTCACGGCGCCGGTGATCGCGGCCGCGGTCTCGGCCGACGAGCTGTTCGCGCTGCGCGAGATGGGCTTCGACGTGCGTCCCGTCTCGACGGCCCTGCTCAACGCGGGCGCGGAACTGTCCGACGCCGACACCCTGGTGGTCTCCTCGGGCCTCTCGTACGCCCAGCTCAACGCGGTCGGCAAGGCCGAGGTCGACGAGCTGCTCGCCCGCGGCGGCGTGGTGACCCGGGGCCGGACCGGCGCGGCCTTCAACGCGGCGGCCGGGCTGCTGCCGGCGACCGCGGTGACCGGCCGCACCGACGCCAACGGGGTGGTCGCGGTGCGCAACACCGGCCCGGTCGTCGGCGCGGGATCGCTGCCGTACGCCTTCGTCTTCTCGCCGATCTGGTTCACCGGCACCGGCTTCACGGTCGAGCAGCGTTACGCCGCCGCCGACCCGCTGATCGCCGGGCACTGGCTGCCGGCCACGCCGGGCGCCGGCGGCCCGGAGCAGGCGGCGGACCAGGCCGCGGTGATCTCGGGCGTGACGGCCCGGGGCGGCCGGGCGGTCATGTTCGGCACCGAGCCGCTGTTCCGGGCGCACCCGAAGGGCCTCTACGCCGAGTTCGCCCGGGCCCTGTACTGGACGGCCTCGTAG
- a CDS encoding alpha/beta fold hydrolase: MNSALLKWVAAINVALVCAAILFFVGGPAGAAIAPGTVIVSGTATLPAELSSLANGKRIAYTTTALNGATATATGLVMTPKSNRKNKTVVWGHGTTGLADKCAPSASQAVFWPEARAAIAALLAKGWTVTAPDYPGLGTPGAHPYLVGLSEARAMIDSVKAARNLDNKLTTQYAIDGHSQGGQGALFAGQIAPAYDGALVLKGVSSIAPVSNVQIFAPLIPGTPGQGYLVMGLYGLNAVNPAFDPNSVLAAPAKQKTSVLQSGCLYEVLAAYETLTAEELLVGGALPQPVIDQLAANDDPAQSAPTAPVLLIQGTDDEAVPYGLTAGPLLDQLTGYQTQPVDFVSVDGANHDQTVFATTGQVADWIAARFA; the protein is encoded by the coding sequence GTGAACTCTGCCCTGCTCAAATGGGTGGCCGCCATTAATGTCGCGCTCGTCTGCGCCGCCATTCTCTTTTTCGTCGGCGGCCCGGCCGGCGCGGCCATCGCCCCCGGCACGGTCATCGTCTCCGGCACGGCGACGCTGCCAGCGGAGCTGTCGTCGCTGGCGAACGGCAAGCGCATCGCGTACACCACCACCGCCCTGAACGGCGCGACGGCCACCGCCACCGGCCTGGTCATGACGCCGAAGAGCAACCGGAAGAACAAGACCGTGGTGTGGGGTCACGGCACGACCGGGCTGGCCGACAAGTGCGCGCCGTCGGCCAGCCAGGCCGTGTTCTGGCCCGAGGCGCGTGCGGCGATCGCCGCCCTGCTGGCCAAGGGCTGGACGGTCACCGCGCCGGACTACCCGGGCCTCGGCACGCCGGGAGCGCACCCCTACCTGGTCGGGCTCAGCGAGGCCCGCGCGATGATCGACAGCGTCAAGGCGGCGCGCAACCTCGACAACAAGCTCACCACGCAGTACGCGATCGACGGCCACTCGCAGGGCGGGCAGGGCGCCCTCTTCGCCGGGCAGATCGCACCCGCCTACGACGGCGCACTGGTGCTCAAGGGCGTCTCGTCGATCGCACCGGTGTCCAACGTGCAGATCTTCGCCCCACTGATCCCCGGCACACCGGGCCAGGGCTACCTGGTGATGGGCCTGTACGGACTGAACGCCGTCAACCCGGCCTTCGACCCGAACTCCGTGCTGGCGGCGCCGGCCAAGCAGAAGACGTCGGTGTTGCAGAGCGGCTGCCTCTACGAGGTCCTCGCCGCCTACGAGACCCTCACGGCGGAGGAGCTGCTGGTCGGCGGCGCGTTGCCGCAGCCGGTGATCGACCAGCTCGCCGCCAACGACGACCCGGCACAGAGCGCGCCGACCGCGCCCGTGCTGCTGATCCAGGGCACCGACGACGAGGCCGTGCCCTACGGCCTCACCGCCGGACCGCTGCTGGACCAGCTCACCGGATACCAGACCCAGCCCGTGGACTTCGTCTCCGTCGACGGGGCGAACCACGACCAGACCGTCTTCGCGACGACCGGCCAGGTCGCCGACTGGATCGCCGCCCGCTTCGCCTGA